A genome region from Coprococcus phoceensis includes the following:
- a CDS encoding alpha-amylase family glycosyl hydrolase: MAHIEVKTENPTPSPQWLKNAVIYELNPKTFTSPDGEGSGSGSGTFRSTKEKLEYLKELGVNTIWLAGVTQGSEFFSGFWTVYAMVTPEYPDEELGSVEELKELVNEAHKLGIRVIAEAVTHGVIFESPLVQKHPDWFRGSEWGMADFDYSNSKFRQWWIDLWIKNTIEFGFDGYRLDGPNGVSSFEQVLSVWDEIAWECRNKGHEIVIMGENSRYHIRQCDRDNFSHDMAADFSPNPQYATMQISCHDEGILMGEGNYYALRGSRFKFGYCAVFGYNIPLFMAGEEFNANVHCVSKLQKKIYDGFETSKEIDFYDDNHDTPAGGWLLGNRLNWSEIDLPTKKEMLEDCKKILRIRNENSDLLHYDRKATNILSTKCIPKSGSTPYIRYNAFGQAILVVGNEGIEERDFVIKIPLNEMGWKEEGEYKITNLWTNEIKIVRAKNMKCLKVTVPGDYNAGGGVRAYRIEEICSLM; this comes from the coding sequence ATGGCTCATATTGAAGTAAAAACAGAAAATCCCACTCCCTCTCCTCAATGGCTTAAAAATGCAGTGATTTATGAATTGAATCCTAAAACATTTACTTCTCCAGATGGAGAAGGAAGTGGATCAGGAAGCGGGACGTTTAGAAGTACAAAAGAAAAATTGGAATATTTGAAAGAGCTTGGGGTTAATACTATATGGTTGGCTGGAGTGACACAAGGAAGTGAGTTCTTTTCTGGGTTTTGGACAGTTTATGCTATGGTTACACCAGAATATCCAGATGAAGAGCTGGGAAGTGTCGAAGAACTAAAAGAACTGGTGAACGAGGCTCATAAATTGGGGATTCGTGTTATTGCAGAAGCAGTGACACATGGTGTGATTTTCGAGAGTCCATTAGTACAAAAGCATCCGGATTGGTTTCGAGGAAGCGAATGGGGGATGGCAGATTTTGATTATTCTAATTCTAAATTTCGTCAGTGGTGGATTGATCTTTGGATTAAGAACACGATAGAATTTGGATTTGACGGATATCGGTTAGATGGTCCGAACGGTGTTTCTTCTTTTGAACAAGTTCTTAGTGTATGGGATGAAATTGCCTGGGAATGTCGTAATAAGGGCCATGAGATTGTTATTATGGGTGAAAACAGTCGTTACCATATTAGACAATGTGATAGAGATAACTTTAGTCATGATATGGCAGCTGATTTTAGCCCGAATCCGCAATATGCAACTATGCAGATTAGCTGTCATGATGAAGGAATTCTAATGGGAGAGGGAAATTATTATGCACTTAGAGGGAGCAGATTCAAATTTGGATATTGCGCAGTGTTTGGGTATAACATTCCTCTTTTTATGGCAGGAGAAGAGTTTAATGCAAACGTGCATTGTGTTAGTAAATTGCAGAAAAAGATTTATGATGGATTTGAAACGAGTAAAGAAATTGATTTCTATGATGATAATCATGATACACCAGCAGGAGGCTGGCTGTTAGGAAATAGGTTGAATTGGTCAGAAATTGATTTGCCTACAAAAAAGGAGATGTTGGAAGACTGCAAAAAAATATTACGTATTAGAAACGAAAATTCGGATTTGCTTCATTATGACAGAAAAGCTACAAACATTCTTTCTACTAAATGTATTCCTAAGAGTGGTTCGACTCCATATATAAGATATAATGCTTTTGGACAGGCCATTTTGGTTGTGGGAAATGAGGGGATAGAAGAAAGGGATTTTGTTATTAAAATTCCTTTAAATGAGATGGGATGGAAGGAAGAGGGCGAATATAAAATTACAAATTTATGGACAAATGAAATAAAAATTGTGCGGGCAAAGAATATGAAATGCCTTAAAGTTACTGTTCCTGGTGATTATAATGCCGGGGGAGGGGTACGGGCATACCGTATTGAAGAAATTTGCTCGTTAATGTGA
- the deoC gene encoding deoxyribose-phosphate aldolase, producing the protein MKSENITREQLCAMFDHTNLKPYAVKNDFEKLCAEASANNFAMVAVNSVQTAVCKEFLKGTSVHVGAAIGFPLGQVSMEVKIFETKVAIADGADEIDYVINIGEAKEGNWDYIRNEMKEMVSLCKKSNVISKVIFEICYLTEEEIVNIAKIAKDVQPDFVKTSTGFGTGGATEDVVRLMKKTVGSCVNVKAAGGIRDWETCAKMIDAGAVRIGTSSSIKILEEFEDWKRKKENNGSY; encoded by the coding sequence ATGAAAAGTGAAAATATTACAAGAGAACAGTTGTGTGCTATGTTTGATCATACAAATTTAAAACCATATGCAGTAAAAAATGATTTTGAAAAATTATGTGCTGAAGCGTCTGCTAATAATTTTGCTATGGTTGCGGTTAATTCTGTACAAACGGCAGTGTGCAAAGAGTTTCTGAAAGGAACTTCTGTTCATGTAGGGGCGGCAATAGGATTTCCGTTGGGACAAGTTTCAATGGAAGTGAAAATATTTGAAACAAAAGTAGCGATTGCTGATGGAGCAGATGAAATAGATTATGTTATTAATATTGGAGAAGCAAAAGAGGGAAATTGGGATTATATCAGAAATGAAATGAAAGAAATGGTTTCCTTGTGTAAAAAGAGCAATGTAATATCAAAAGTTATTTTTGAAATATGCTATTTAACAGAGGAAGAGATTGTAAATATCGCAAAAATAGCTAAAGATGTCCAACCGGATTTTGTAAAAACAAGTACAGGGTTTGGCACTGGGGGTGCAACAGAGGATGTTGTTCGGTTAATGAAAAAGACAGTAGGGAGCTGCGTTAATGTAAAAGCGGCAGGTGGAATCAGAGATTGGGAAACTTGCGCAAAAATGATCGATGCGGGTGCTGTAAGAATTGGAACAAGCAGTTCGATAAAAATCCTTGAAGAGTTTGAAGATTGGAAGAGAAAGAAGGAGAACAATGGCTCATATTGA
- a CDS encoding Gfo/Idh/MocA family protein encodes MMIKYIVIGYGWRADFYMQAARKMPDRFCVTARVVRTESRAKELSCKGENATTDLNEALKSECDFAVLCVPRSEVKKYLNILAKKQIPILCETPPGENVNDLNALWKLANENSMKIQVAEQYIFWPFYSAIKNIINRGIIGETQSIMISAVHDYHAMNLVRKFLDIGFETCKIQGASFPTSLVKTESREGFDYSGEIISAQRDIALIEFSNGKTAIYDFNGEQYNSVIRTRRINIQGIRGEINDFTVRFLNDRNEGIESEIRRKDIGVMGNSGWSHYGMQFGEDFVYKSPYPGIRINDDEIAVAVCLEKMKIYVDSGTEFSSLRDALQDTYLSFVMQECMKGRKSVTTTSQLWG; translated from the coding sequence ATGATGATAAAATACATTGTTATAGGGTACGGTTGGCGTGCTGATTTTTATATGCAGGCAGCCAGAAAAATGCCGGATAGATTTTGTGTTACGGCTAGGGTAGTAAGGACAGAGTCAAGAGCTAAAGAATTGAGCTGCAAGGGAGAGAATGCAACAACAGATTTAAATGAAGCTCTGAAATCTGAGTGCGATTTTGCGGTGTTGTGTGTTCCAAGAAGTGAAGTGAAAAAGTATTTAAATATACTGGCGAAAAAACAGATTCCGATTTTGTGTGAGACTCCTCCGGGAGAAAATGTGAATGATCTTAATGCACTCTGGAAATTGGCAAACGAAAATTCGATGAAAATTCAGGTGGCGGAACAGTATATTTTCTGGCCGTTTTACAGTGCAATAAAGAATATTATCAACAGGGGAATAATAGGTGAAACGCAATCGATTATGATTTCTGCAGTTCACGATTATCATGCAATGAATCTGGTTCGAAAGTTTTTGGATATAGGATTTGAAACATGTAAAATACAAGGAGCATCATTTCCCACGAGTTTGGTTAAAACTGAAAGTAGGGAAGGATTTGATTATTCGGGAGAAATTATATCGGCACAACGCGATATAGCTTTAATTGAATTCAGTAATGGAAAAACTGCAATTTATGATTTTAACGGAGAACAATACAATTCCGTAATTAGAACTCGACGAATAAATATTCAAGGAATTAGAGGGGAAATAAACGATTTTACCGTCAGGTTTTTGAATGACAGAAATGAAGGGATTGAATCAGAAATTCGGCGAAAAGATATAGGGGTTATGGGGAACAGTGGTTGGAGCCATTACGGTATGCAATTTGGAGAAGATTTCGTTTATAAAAGTCCATATCCAGGAATTCGAATAAATGATGATGAGATCGCAGTGGCAGTATGTTTAGAGAAGATGAAAATCTATGTGGATAGCGGAACGGAATTTTCTTCATTACGGGATGCTTTGCAAGATACATATCTTTCTTTTGTGATGCAGGAATGTATGAAGGGAAGGAAGAGTGTGACTACGACTTCACAATTATGGGGGTAA
- a CDS encoding alcohol dehydrogenase catalytic domain-containing protein — protein MFAIKLFGANDVRLVECEIPKIEEEEILVKTCVAAICGSDLRMIKNGYQGVDEEHPLILGHEISGEIVKVGEKVSYYKEGMQVVIAPNFGCGECDFCQEGNSHLCSNYQAFGINIDGGFAEYVRIPKEAVRQGNVICIDEKTTMRAAALVEPAACVLNGQEKIEIHEKDCVLIVGAGPIGVLHAMLAKAQGAHKIIVSDLSRDRLNRAAKAASFIITATPERAADIIDKESNGKGVDVCITACASKDVQEKTFSIMNTKGRILFFGGLPKNKDEIKVHSNLLHYKELKLCGSTRCSVNQCKKIYEMVKEGQLSLEDLITKEFAVHNFLEAFAYAESAVGLKTIICFGKEM, from the coding sequence ATGTTTGCGATTAAACTTTTCGGAGCAAATGATGTAAGGTTGGTAGAATGTGAGATCCCCAAAATCGAGGAGGAAGAAATTCTGGTCAAGACATGTGTTGCTGCAATTTGCGGATCAGATCTTCGTATGATAAAGAATGGTTATCAGGGCGTAGATGAAGAACATCCACTAATACTCGGGCATGAAATTAGCGGAGAAATTGTTAAAGTAGGAGAAAAAGTATCTTATTACAAGGAAGGAATGCAAGTAGTGATCGCACCAAATTTTGGGTGTGGTGAGTGTGATTTCTGTCAAGAGGGTAATTCTCATTTGTGTAGCAATTATCAGGCTTTTGGAATAAACATTGATGGTGGATTTGCAGAATATGTCCGGATCCCAAAAGAGGCTGTGCGACAAGGAAATGTGATATGTATTGATGAAAAGACAACTATGCGAGCTGCGGCCTTAGTTGAGCCTGCAGCGTGTGTGTTGAATGGACAAGAGAAGATCGAAATTCATGAAAAGGATTGTGTACTTATTGTAGGAGCAGGTCCCATTGGAGTTCTTCATGCTATGCTTGCAAAAGCACAGGGGGCACATAAGATTATTGTTAGCGACCTATCCCGGGATCGATTGAACAGAGCTGCAAAAGCTGCTTCTTTTATTATTACAGCAACGCCTGAAAGAGCGGCCGACATCATTGACAAGGAATCAAATGGAAAAGGCGTGGATGTCTGCATCACTGCGTGTGCATCTAAAGATGTTCAGGAAAAAACTTTCTCTATTATGAATACAAAAGGACGTATTTTATTTTTCGGAGGCTTGCCTAAAAATAAAGATGAGATTAAAGTGCATTCAAACCTTTTGCATTATAAAGAATTAAAACTGTGTGGGTCGACAAGATGTAGTGTGAATCAGTGCAAAAAGATTTATGAGATGGTAAAAGAGGGGCAGTTATCTCTGGAGGATCTGATTACAAAAGAATTTGCTGTGCACAATTTTTTGGAGGCTTTTGCGTATGCGGAAAGTGCAGTGGGATTGAAGACAATAATTTGTTTTGGAAAAGAAATGTAA
- a CDS encoding Gfo/Idh/MocA family protein, producing the protein MKTKVKLCIIGSGRAGMIHARNFHYKIPQAEVIAISDMCVETAKSASVELDGIPYYCDYLEAIEKSGANAVVIATPTKYHCEIAVAAAKRGLHIFCEKPMAMDTYECEQMIRVAKENNVILQIGFMRRSFKDFIHAKEMIDSGAIGKIVTIRSLTRGPSTPHEWMYDIRKSNGPLAEVNSHDIDALRWFSESEPESVYALGGNYRCPDAKNKYPDFYDTVVMNIKMKNGVIGCIEGAQGVGYGYDARMEILGTKGMITVGNLESDSVRTYMFCGEKKEEIVKGWRELFISAYENEDRAFIDSILKGKEPLVGGEDGLKAVAIVSAGNESIITGKIIKIK; encoded by the coding sequence ATGAAAACAAAAGTCAAGCTTTGCATAATTGGAAGTGGAAGAGCTGGAATGATTCATGCAAGAAATTTTCACTATAAAATACCACAAGCGGAAGTGATTGCGATATCAGATATGTGTGTTGAAACGGCTAAGTCTGCCTCTGTTGAACTTGATGGAATACCCTATTATTGTGATTATCTGGAAGCAATTGAAAAGAGTGGGGCAAATGCAGTAGTGATAGCTACGCCTACGAAATATCATTGTGAGATTGCAGTTGCGGCGGCCAAGAGAGGATTGCATATTTTTTGTGAAAAGCCGATGGCAATGGATACTTATGAATGCGAACAAATGATACGCGTAGCAAAAGAAAATAATGTTATTCTTCAAATTGGCTTTATGAGAAGATCGTTTAAAGATTTTATTCATGCGAAAGAAATGATCGATTCAGGTGCAATCGGAAAAATTGTGACAATAAGATCGTTGACCAGAGGTCCGAGTACTCCTCATGAATGGATGTATGATATAAGGAAAAGCAATGGTCCGTTAGCGGAGGTTAACAGTCATGATATTGATGCGTTGAGGTGGTTTTCTGAAAGTGAACCAGAAAGTGTATATGCTTTAGGAGGAAATTACAGATGCCCTGATGCAAAAAACAAATATCCGGATTTTTATGATACAGTCGTAATGAATATAAAAATGAAAAACGGAGTCATTGGTTGTATAGAAGGCGCTCAAGGAGTTGGATATGGCTATGATGCTCGTATGGAGATATTAGGAACAAAGGGGATGATTACAGTTGGAAATCTAGAGTCAGATTCAGTGCGGACGTATATGTTCTGTGGAGAGAAAAAGGAGGAAATAGTTAAGGGGTGGAGAGAGCTGTTTATATCCGCATATGAAAATGAGGATCGTGCCTTTATTGATTCTATTTTGAAGGGGAAGGAGCCTTTAGTAGGAGGGGAGGATGGATTAAAAGCAGTAGCAATAGTGAGTGCAGGAAATGAATCTATAATAACTGGAAAGATTATTAAAATAAAGTGA
- a CDS encoding DeoR/GlpR family DNA-binding transcription regulator — translation MKNVSQPLFAEERKKEILDLLEKQNKVFVPDLCDFFNVSPATIRTDLRILDNEGLLKRTHGGAVKLSKATYEPTSDFKLSQKSEEKKKIAEYAIQLIENSDTIALDTGTTTLELAKLLPSKHGLTVITNDIAIATFLEQNSDAKVIMLGGIIRRGFNCTAGSFAAKMMQPFNVDKAFIASNAFSFESGFSTPSTEQAEVKRAMIHSAAKVNMLIDSSKFNCIAFYRFAELEDIDQLITDNLLSSEDRAILNGYQDTLKLAIV, via the coding sequence ATGAAAAATGTATCGCAACCACTCTTTGCAGAAGAAAGAAAAAAAGAAATCCTAGATCTGCTTGAAAAACAAAACAAAGTTTTCGTCCCTGATCTATGTGACTTTTTTAATGTTTCACCTGCAACTATCCGAACCGATCTCCGTATCTTAGATAATGAAGGCTTATTAAAACGCACCCATGGCGGCGCCGTAAAATTAAGCAAGGCAACTTACGAACCAACATCTGATTTTAAATTATCTCAAAAAAGCGAAGAAAAGAAGAAAATAGCTGAATATGCAATACAGCTTATCGAAAACAGCGACACAATAGCATTGGACACCGGAACCACCACTCTAGAATTAGCAAAATTGCTTCCTTCCAAGCACGGACTCACCGTCATCACAAACGATATTGCAATTGCAACTTTTCTAGAACAAAATTCTGACGCAAAAGTTATTATGCTGGGCGGCATCATCCGAAGAGGCTTCAATTGTACCGCAGGTTCATTTGCCGCAAAAATGATGCAACCTTTCAATGTAGACAAAGCTTTTATTGCTTCTAACGCATTTTCCTTTGAATCTGGTTTTTCTACACCAAGCACTGAACAAGCAGAAGTAAAAAGAGCCATGATTCATTCCGCTGCAAAAGTAAATATGCTTATTGATAGTTCTAAATTTAATTGCATTGCCTTTTATAGATTTGCTGAACTTGAAGACATCGACCAACTGATTACAGATAACCTTCTTTCATCTGAAGACAGAGCAATATTAAACGGTTATCAAGATACATTAAAGCTTGCCATCGTCTGA
- a CDS encoding xylulokinase, with protein sequence MPLYIVSVDIGTQGCKAALYDENINKVSSSFRSLRLIGNEKVGIWQDPEEIYKACLGAIQELAEKEPNAINNVAAIGIDGQMAGIMGVDEDGKAVTSYDSWLDTRCRSYAEYMQKECASDITKITGGPVSFTHGPKILWLKNEYPDLYKKVYKFVTISAFITGKISVSKEEKYFFDFTGLQYSGFGDNLNKKWSDELLNNFKIDKSKMARIIDPCDIVGYTSRNFEKITGVKAGIPVIAGCGDTSASIYGAGVLEKGNLLDCAGTASVLCTSTDIFLPDIEKQTITMMRAPIDGVWYPMAYINGGGLCVRWARDCLKGSGELEYEALENAAEKEEPGCKGMIVIPHFGGRILPYAPEMRGGVIGLTWNQTEGAIYRSIMEGIAYEYAGYVKRFKEMYPQYFFDKLYTMGGGAKSRLFRQIKADVLETTTFICNEVDTALRGTAQLAAKAIGVSIEFERAVRETDVCKPDPERVETYKVMLERYQKAIKMFEDYYKSE encoded by the coding sequence ATGCCTTTATATATAGTAAGTGTTGATATAGGGACTCAAGGATGTAAGGCGGCTCTGTATGATGAAAATATTAATAAGGTATCATCATCTTTTAGATCTCTTCGATTAATTGGAAATGAGAAAGTGGGGATTTGGCAGGATCCGGAGGAAATATACAAAGCATGTTTGGGGGCCATTCAAGAACTTGCAGAAAAGGAACCGAATGCGATAAATAATGTTGCGGCAATTGGGATAGATGGACAAATGGCCGGAATTATGGGAGTGGATGAAGATGGAAAAGCTGTTACCTCCTATGATTCTTGGCTGGATACACGTTGTCGGAGTTATGCTGAGTATATGCAGAAGGAGTGTGCGAGTGATATTACAAAAATAACTGGCGGTCCCGTTTCGTTTACCCATGGTCCTAAAATATTGTGGTTAAAGAATGAATATCCGGATTTATATAAAAAAGTGTATAAATTTGTGACTATTTCAGCATTCATTACAGGGAAAATTTCTGTATCAAAGGAAGAAAAATATTTCTTTGATTTTACAGGGCTTCAATATTCGGGTTTTGGTGATAATCTTAATAAAAAATGGTCAGATGAATTGTTAAACAATTTTAAAATAGATAAATCCAAAATGGCAAGAATAATCGATCCTTGCGATATAGTTGGATATACGTCGCGAAATTTTGAGAAAATAACGGGGGTGAAAGCGGGTATTCCTGTAATTGCTGGATGCGGTGATACATCGGCATCCATATACGGGGCAGGTGTATTGGAAAAAGGAAATCTTTTGGATTGTGCAGGCACAGCTTCTGTGTTATGTACTTCAACAGATATTTTTTTGCCCGATATCGAAAAACAGACAATTACAATGATGCGTGCTCCGATAGATGGTGTGTGGTATCCGATGGCATACATTAATGGAGGCGGGCTTTGTGTTAGGTGGGCAAGGGATTGCCTGAAAGGAAGTGGAGAGCTAGAATATGAGGCTTTAGAAAATGCGGCAGAAAAAGAAGAACCAGGATGTAAGGGAATGATAGTGATTCCTCATTTTGGAGGCAGAATTTTACCATATGCACCAGAAATGAGAGGTGGGGTTATTGGTTTGACGTGGAATCAGACAGAAGGTGCAATATATAGAAGTATCATGGAGGGGATCGCATATGAATATGCTGGTTATGTAAAAAGATTTAAAGAAATGTATCCGCAATATTTTTTCGATAAGTTATATACCATGGGAGGCGGAGCAAAATCCAGATTGTTCCGCCAGATTAAAGCAGATGTTCTAGAAACAACAACTTTTATATGTAATGAAGTCGATACAGCATTAAGGGGAACAGCACAGCTTGCCGCAAAAGCCATTGGTGTTTCGATTGAATTTGAAAGGGCGGTGAGGGAAACGGATGTGTGCAAACCAGATCCAGAGAGAGTTGAAACTTATAAAGTAATGTTGGAAAGGTATCAGAAAGCAATAAAGATGTTTGAAGATTATTATAAAAGTGAATAA
- a CDS encoding L-cysteine desulfidase family protein gives MRPELYGKYIQVLKEELVPALGCTEPIAVAYTAAYARNVLGEEPQIIKIVCSGNVIKNVKGVTVPNSDGMKGIEAAAALGTVGGDHKKGLEVLNGIKKSHIDKAKQIIKEKRISCELNAGADKLYISARAEKGKKSAVVTVIGSHTGVVEIRKNEIIVWKKDSLESSDKNEECLKYDNRNFMDLNGIFEFVDSVNLSDISEVLERQINYNSLIAEEGMNKPYGMCVGRILMESYGDDLKHKVIAYAAAGADARMSGCSMPVVINSGSGNQGMAVSIPVIEYAKEIHASEQTLYRALVLANLVSIYQKVFIGKLSAYCGAVSAAAGAVSGIAWLDGESEEIIKKTIINTICTVGGMVCDGAKPSCASKVAAALGTAILSLEMAKRGSAFSVGEGLVMDTAENTIKSIGRMASQGMENTDNIILQIMLGN, from the coding sequence ATGAGACCAGAGCTATATGGAAAATATATTCAAGTGTTAAAGGAAGAACTTGTTCCGGCACTTGGTTGTACAGAACCGATTGCGGTTGCGTATACAGCGGCATATGCGCGAAACGTATTAGGCGAAGAACCACAGATTATAAAAATTGTATGTAGTGGAAATGTTATTAAAAATGTCAAAGGCGTTACAGTGCCAAACTCTGACGGAATGAAAGGGATTGAAGCCGCTGCGGCTCTGGGGACCGTTGGTGGAGACCACAAAAAGGGATTGGAGGTGCTTAATGGAATAAAAAAGAGCCATATAGATAAAGCGAAACAAATAATAAAAGAAAAAAGAATCTCATGTGAACTCAATGCTGGGGCAGATAAGTTATACATATCTGCCCGGGCTGAAAAAGGGAAAAAGAGTGCGGTTGTAACAGTAATTGGGAGCCACACGGGCGTGGTAGAAATTCGAAAGAATGAAATAATTGTATGGAAGAAGGATTCGTTGGAGTCTTCTGACAAAAATGAAGAGTGCCTGAAGTATGATAATAGGAATTTTATGGATTTGAATGGCATCTTTGAATTTGTTGATTCGGTAAATTTATCCGATATTAGTGAAGTACTAGAGAGGCAGATTAATTACAATTCTTTAATTGCAGAAGAAGGGATGAATAAGCCGTATGGAATGTGCGTAGGTCGAATTCTGATGGAAAGTTATGGCGATGATTTGAAACATAAAGTAATCGCATATGCCGCAGCTGGAGCTGATGCCAGAATGAGTGGTTGTTCAATGCCTGTAGTAATAAATTCAGGAAGTGGGAATCAAGGAATGGCTGTTTCGATTCCGGTAATTGAATATGCGAAAGAAATACACGCAAGCGAGCAAACATTATATCGCGCACTTGTATTAGCGAATTTGGTATCGATTTATCAAAAAGTCTTTATTGGAAAACTTTCTGCATATTGCGGGGCTGTATCGGCAGCGGCTGGTGCTGTAAGCGGTATAGCGTGGCTTGATGGAGAAAGTGAGGAAATAATCAAAAAGACAATAATCAATACGATATGTACGGTGGGCGGAATGGTTTGCGATGGTGCAAAACCGTCATGTGCATCAAAAGTTGCAGCCGCACTTGGTACAGCTATTTTATCTTTAGAAATGGCAAAAAGAGGAAGTGCTTTTTCGGTTGGGGAGGGGCTTGTGATGGATACAGCAGAAAACACCATAAAAAGTATTGGAAGAATGGCCAGCCAGGGGATGGAAAACACGGATAATATAATTTTGCAGATTATGCTTGGAAATTAG
- a CDS encoding uroporphyrinogen decarboxylase family protein produces MITHKQRIEAALEGKILDRPAYAMWGPHFNLEDRNVKDFTDATIRYQEAYDFDFIKVMPNGIYFTEDFGQVIRPAENYLDDTWMNTLQFAIKDPHDWAKIKVPDLKKGALAREIEVVKRLCDHYQGDVPVLPTIFSNIVWMGEMTAGHYHQEVIVSQFKQSEKYAKMGMEVVAETNERLMEAFVDAGADGFFLGYQMGMYEKMGKEMYEECAAKYDLRNLNAIKDKTWFNLAHLCHGDRNDTDQFMDYPVQAFNWADTHKEHRTLREMREITDKVLIGGLDHDLGSSGYLSIGDGSVAPGTTDLSGSDREKVKQVIRRRLEEGMKAAGPKFVLSGGCGWNHDALHRFPLVREVIDEVADEIAKGKNFYE; encoded by the coding sequence ATGATAACACACAAACAAAGAATTGAAGCTGCATTGGAAGGAAAAATTTTAGATCGCCCGGCATACGCTATGTGGGGGCCACATTTTAATCTAGAAGATAGAAATGTTAAAGATTTTACTGATGCAACTATACGGTATCAGGAAGCCTATGATTTTGATTTTATTAAAGTGATGCCGAATGGAATTTATTTTACGGAAGATTTTGGACAGGTTATTCGTCCGGCAGAAAATTATTTGGATGATACATGGATGAATACACTTCAGTTTGCGATTAAGGATCCTCATGATTGGGCGAAAATAAAAGTGCCGGATTTAAAAAAAGGTGCGCTTGCAAGGGAAATAGAAGTGGTGAAAAGATTGTGTGATCATTATCAAGGGGATGTGCCTGTCCTTCCTACTATTTTTAGTAATATTGTATGGATGGGGGAGATGACAGCAGGACATTATCATCAGGAAGTCATTGTTTCCCAATTTAAACAATCTGAGAAATACGCAAAAATGGGTATGGAAGTAGTTGCTGAGACAAATGAACGACTGATGGAAGCGTTTGTAGATGCAGGTGCCGATGGTTTCTTTCTTGGATATCAAATGGGAATGTATGAAAAAATGGGTAAAGAAATGTATGAGGAATGTGCTGCGAAATATGATCTTAGGAATCTAAATGCAATAAAAGATAAAACATGGTTTAATCTTGCACATTTGTGTCATGGCGATAGAAATGATACCGATCAGTTTATGGATTATCCTGTTCAGGCATTTAACTGGGCGGATACACATAAAGAACATAGAACGTTAAGAGAAATGAGGGAGATTACGGATAAAGTTTTGATCGGTGGTTTGGATCATGATTTGGGATCCAGTGGCTATCTGTCTATTGGAGATGGTTCTGTCGCTCCGGGAACGACTGATCTTTCTGGATCAGACAGGGAAAAAGTTAAGCAGGTAATACGGCGGCGCTTAGAAGAAGGAATGAAAGCCGCAGGTCCCAAATTTGTCCTTTCAGGTGGATGCGGATGGAATCATGATGCACTTCACAGATTCCCTCTGGTGCGTGAGGTGATTGATGAGGTGGCAGATGAGATTGCAAAAGGAAAAAATTTTTACGAATAA